ATGTAAGAGAGTGGAGACAATCTCATTTGACCCAAAGGCCACATCCACACAATGGGTAGAACCATACTCGGTGCGTTCTTGAGGATTAATTAAGCCAAAATGCTTAAATATGTTGcataataaaaaggaagaaaaagaagatgtcAACTGAGGTACCGTAAAGTTTCTATTAACTCTATTGCTTGAGCAATCTAAAAACAATATATTTATGCCAATTGATTAACAATGCATGCGTAAATGAAAAATTTCCACAACATGCACTCAATAAGTTTGATGCCGGAAAAGGAATTTAGATTGGAAAGTTAGATTACTAATGATGAATCTTAAAAGAAACTCATTTTATTGGACATAGTAATGGTTGTCATGTGATTGGACAAAAGTGTGTCACACGGGCTGAGCTTATTCGAAAGATAGGTGGCTTTCAACACAAACATCAATCCAACAAAGACTAGGATTCCAATTACTACTTAAAAAGGGGATTAGGTTTACAAACTGAACTTGATTTCTGGGATGATGACTTGAATCAAGCAATATTTAAAGCATCTCTCTTTGTCTTGGAATATCATCTCTTTCCATTCCCATGATCTCATTATGTCCTCGCGTAAGGACCACCGTTTcccctttaaaaaaaaggagtatGATGATGCAAAGAAAAGCTTGCTCACTGTTTGGTTCAAAACGGTTCTAAATGGAAACTTTTTAATCATTTCTTAGACGTAATTTATGTTCAGGTCCAACCACGGAACTTCATTATTAGTGACATAAAGTTCTATatagttttcatttaattaCTTCGTGAGCGACTTTCGACATGAGTAAAATAGAGGTCAGAAGTGGAAGGAGAAGATGCATTCTTGTATGTCTTAAAAGTCCATCacctcaattttcttctttctgttcCGTTGCACCGAGGTTTACTTTAACATTGACACTACAATTATTCTTCTTTTGACCTCATTTGTCTCTTAAAGAAAAGCGGTATGCTTATATTTTGTCTTTACACCATTATCAAATTGGGTTCACTCAAGTATGGCTTTTTATTGCATCTATCTCTAAAACTCGACGTCCGATAATCCAGCAGTTTCTCTGTTAGGTAAAGGAACTTGCATCATACGATGCACTCGATGAGATACTTCTTCCACTTGGTCCATTAAGTTAGGTCGATCGCATATGCTAAGAAATAAGGGACGAGGCTCGTCTACCATCGTTGATTTCACCAGTCATCTTTCCCATTCTTTAAATCCCAACACATGTCCATTTCAATACGACAAAGCAAGTTCAAGAGTAACTTAATTCCTCTCCTACACGTTCATCTCTTAATCCTCAGCTGTCCGCCGTTGTCCCCTGCCGTTGTCGTGCCTCCTCAGACCACACATGGACCTCCAGCAGTGACAACACTATGCCGACGGCTTTTGTGCGTGCGTGGCTGCGGCCTATCTAATATTGTTCCATTGCACTCAGGAAAGACCCGCAACATGATGGGCGACTAATCATTCGATGCTGGTCTTCATTTGTCAGGTTGCTGCTTGGCTCGTCTCCGCTTCAGAAGACACCTTGCATACATGCATGACATAATGTCCACAATGAAGCCAAACCCTGCTGTTATATGCTTCTGGTTCCTCTGAAACTCGAGATTTCCTTTTGGGACAACTTTGAGACCTAAACGATAATCGCccagcaaaaaaatttcattcagATGAAATAATCATAACCAGACAAAACAAAGGACATAGTCCCCTACATATTGTAGTGATTGTCCCTGTACGAAGATACAACAAAAACCCGGCATACTTTTTTGCTTACTGAGTGCTTTGCCCTgccgaaaagacaaaaaagaaatgaaaacatatAGCCGGCATCTTGTTTGATCTAGACTGAACGATTCGTCTTGTTGGAATGGCTTGGTCATTAGGGCACTGTCTACTTTTGGCATCTTTTCAAGACATCAAAAGGCTAATATGTAcaaagttttgattttgataTCCTAATatgttgaataataataataatagttagGGATACTAAAATCGATatataaaattgaataattcaGTGATGTAGCTGCAGATTATAAAACAAATTATAGTAGACACtcgaatttttaatgttattgaGTTTCTCTTAATATTTTCAGCTACCCCTAAACCACCCTTTTcggacaaaaaagaaatgaaaacatatAGCCGGCATCTTGTTTGATCTAGACTGAACGATTCGTCTTGTTGGAATGGCTTGGTCATTAGGGCACTGTCTACTTTTGGCATCTTTTCAAGACATCAAAAGGCTAATATGTACAAagtttttgattttgatatcCTAATatgttgaataataataatagttagGGATACTAAAATCGATatataaaattgaataattcaGTGATGTAGCTGCAGATTATAAAACAAATTATAGTAGACACtcgaatttttaatgttattgaGTTTCTCTTAATATTTTCAGCTACCCCTAAACCACCCTTTTCGGACCTTTGGAGCTTCTTAAGCACGTCCTCAAAGTCTTGCCGTCTTCTAGAAAACATCAAATAAAGATGAAAAGCTTCTTTAGTTTAATTTGcattacctttctttttcttttggtgcatTAAACTTGAGCttgaatttaaaaagaagaTTGTCCAAAAATCCAAGTGTCTTTCTTAATAACCTAagtctatctctctctctctctctctctctctctctctctctctctgtggggaCAGACATCATTGCTACAGTGTCTCAACATAAATATCAGGCGTCAATCTTGGGCCAGCCTTGTCGCTGCATGTGATCGCCATGTCTGTGTGATTTTGTGTATGCCCACACGGCAACAAAAGCTACTTGCAAAATAAAAAGCCCTTAAAAAAAAAGCGATAAATCCATAATCGAAAGCCACTTTTTTTCTCGCCACTTGTTACCTTATAGGTAAAAAGGAGAATATAGTCATCTCATCTTTAGGTGCTTATTACTTCTCTTGTGAGAGTTGACTACTATCACAATTGCAAAAATAAACCCTAATATCCACTCATGCACATTTAAGCGATAACATATGTTTACTAGAAAATACAATGCATAAAAGAAGAGGCAAACGAAAAAACCTAAATATGATATAATATCCGAACAAGCCTATTCGCTATGTGCGTGTATTAATAAAGCAAATATTGTGTACCAAAAGGATAAGGGCAACGACATATGTTtacaagaaaatacaaatacgtaaaagaaaaggcaaacgAAAAAACCCAAATATGGTATAATACCCGGACGAGCCTATTTGCTATGTAGATGTCTTAATAAAGCTAATATGGTGCACCAATAGGATAAGGACTTATGCTTACACTAACGACTGTTTTTATGTTGTAGTGGTCCAAATCCCCGATCTATGCTCCTTCCCAATTACTGGGTAAGATTTACTGCGCTGTTAACCTTACAATAGAATTTCACCTTCTTCATTCTCTATTATATATAGTCCACCTCACAAGCCTTTTCTTCCAACTCTTGGGTCTCCTCTTCTCACTTCAACTAACGACATATTTACGAAGAATCACCTTCTTCATCACGCTCTAGCCATGGACTTCAAGGGAGACAACATCGTCATTTCGAACATCAAGCTCGAGAAGTTGCTCTCCATGAAAGGTGGAAAGGAGAGAACAGCTACGCTAATAACTCCCAAGCTCAGGTTTGATTTACTTTGCTCATCTTGGTTATCTCCCTCTCCTTCTGTCCCGTTCATCTAAGATGCCCTGTGACTCCATCGTGCGTATACTGGATCTGTCTCAACGGTTTGAGAAAACAAGATTGATCTAGCTCTCTTCTCTCCTTGACAAAGTCAGAGCTTTTGGCGACCGAATTTCATTTGGTCCGAGAGCTAGTccgattttccttttatatagtGTTCGTCAGGCTTCATTTTGTTTCTCGTAATTTCCTCTAATCCATATGCCCTATAtctattcatcaaattcatGTTAATGCTTAAAAGTCTTCATGTAACCTCCAAAAGGAACCAATGGTTTTGATTTCCTGAAAgttcagaaaaaagaaagaactctgaaCAAAGGTGTTATCTATCATGCAGGCCATACATGCTCGCTCCATGCTCCACCTCCTTGAAGAAACCCTAGACAGGGTCCAACTCATGACCTCCCCAGAAGTCCCCTTCGCAGTGGTCGACTTGGGTTGCTCTAGCGGCAACAACACCATCTACATCGTCGACGTCATCATCAAGCACATCACCAAGCGATTCGAAGCCCTCGGGATCGAGCCGCCTGAGTTCTCAGCCTTCTTCTCCGACCTCCCAAGCAACGACTTCAACACTCTCTTCCAACTCCTGCCACCCCTGGCAGCCCAAGGCGCTGGCAGCATGGAGGAGTGCCTCGCCGCCGACCACCACCGCTCCTATTTCGCTGCCGGAGTGCCCGGGTCGTTCCACCGCAGGCTATTCCCAGCGAGATCAGTCGACATGTTCCATTCAGCATTTTCCTTGCATTGGCTCTCTCAGGTGAAGATCTTGTAAATATAATATTCTTAATGAGTTTTATTCTAGGTGAATATGTGCATTAACTGCTATCTATTATGGTGTATTATCGAACATAAATAGACTAACATGAAGCACAAGCTAGGACAATAAAGGATCCAACGAATTTTTAGTTTTAAGCACAAGACTTCGGGAAACATCTTAATTAGCAAAGAAACTATAATAGGAATGGCCATTGTAAGCATGGTCATTGATGGCGTGCTCTCCGTAGGGACTAATGTAAGTTTTCTTTTACAATAAAGTGAAAAAGgacaaattataaaattaacgataaattgactttttcaacaCTATCATTGAGAATCAAAACATTTTGTTGTGACATAGAATAATACGAACTCAGAGACACGAATGCAAACGATTGACTTTAGGTCTGTGTACCTGATGACGTAGTCGATGATCTCGTTTTTCTAAATGGCGAGTAGACTATACGTGCATAACACAAACTCCTTTCTTTGGCCAAAGTACATTAAAATTCGCGACTTTTCCGGTCGAAACTACACCTCatgtaaaaaatttgaaaaattggatgACCGTCAAAGTCATCAGTTTATCACGAGAGACGGTTGTTCGAACAACAAAGGGACTCAAGGGTCATGATGAGAGCTTGGAAATCATCAGCTTTCGAAAAGGATTTCCCTCATGGATTGCACCAAAATGCTACCGACCAAGGCTGACAGTGGAAAGCACTTTTGGACTTTCAGGCTCGAACTCTGGAGCTCAACAGTGGAAAGGcattttgctaattatgcttttcCTGCGTTGGTATTGTCAGCAAAATGATCGTGAACTGACATGCAGTCATAAGTTTGATCGGTAAAGTTTCAAATTATTCTCTAGAATCGTGCAATGTGTTGGCCAAGTTTTGGATGATGTTCCGGGTGAAATGCATTCGGCTTGTTTTGCAAACGCCAAAACaagatattttttcatttttcatttctatgaaGATTGTGAAGAAATGACTGTTTCAATACACAGGTGCCGGAGGCAGTGACGGACAAGAGATCGCCGGCATGCAACAAAGGAAGAGTGTTCATCCACGGTGCGGGTGAGATCACGGCGAATGCATACAAGAAGCAGTTCCAGGCCGATTTGGCGAGCTTCCTGAGATCAAGATCGCAAGAAATGAAGCGGACCGGATCGATGTTCCTCGTCTGCCTGGGCCGGACTTCCGTGGACCCCACCGACCAGGGTGGGGCCGGCCTCCTCTTCGGGACCCACTTCCAAGACGCTTGGGGCGATCTCGTCCAAGAGGTAATTAATCGAAAACATCGCGCGTTCATATCCAAACTCCGTGCTTTCCTTTTCGGGCTTGCGTGTGAACAGTTGCTCGCTCTTTTTTGGACCAAGTTGCTAATGTGGGGGTGCAATGTGCATTGAGTATCTTGACTGCAATAAGGCCATGGCTATTGATTAGGTGTTGCTATTGCATTATGAGACCGTATGATGAAATTTCAGCGGTCATGATTTAGCCCTGTGAATTGTGGGCCATCTGATCTTTTTATCCGTTTGGGGTCTCTGCTGATCAGAAGGCCTGCAACATCATATGGGAAAGGCCAGTTTGGCGGGCCACACGACCCCGTTGACCCCCTAATGGAGACATTTTTACGAAAAAGGAGAAGGATAGAACTTTAGCCAAACGACGATGTGATCGATGTGCTGGAACTAGACAAGAAAGTTTCGTTTGGATCAAAGGCGATTATTGTTGGTCAGAAGATGCTACGATGCGAAGGACGAATCGTAGGGAGTCCTTTTTCCTTCGCTAAATTGAGTGCAAGGAAGCATCGAGTATAATCCTTTTCCTGTCCCCCGTggtaaaaaagaggaaaatcttGTTGATAAAATTTGCATGGTATAAGCCCATGATTAGTGTTCGTGTGCATGTTAAGCTCCGTTTACGTATCGAAGTTTGGTGATTGTTTTTTGCATCCCATTACATGGAACTAACTAGTATGGATATAATTGGCAGGGCCTGATCAGCAGCGAGAAGCGCGACAGCTTCAACATTCCAGTATACGCGCCGAGCATCCAGGACTTCAAGGAAGTAGTCGTGGCCGACGGCTCATTCACAATAGACAAGCTCGAGGTGTTCAAAGGGGAGCCCTCTAGTGGTGAGCGAGCCAGATGACGCGTCCGAGGTGGGCCGGGCTTTAGCCACCAGCTGCCGGAGCGTGGCTGGGGTCCTAGTCGATGCTCACATTGGCGAGCACCTCAGCGAGAAGCTGTTCCACCAAGTCGAGCGCCGAGCCACGAGCCACGCCAAGGAACTACTGGAGAAGCTGCAGTTCTTTCACATTGTGGCTTCGCTATCCTTTGCTTAGAGAAACAAACAAGGCTTCTGAAAATTGGGGGAATTTGGGATTTCTTAGTTCGTCTTTTCTGACTTTTCTGTCCCTCTCCTTTGTGTCAAGTACTAACATGTTGCATAGTGGAGTCAAGAGACGAGAAAGCAGCTTTCTTTCCTTCTGCGTGTTTTTGTGTAATCTTTGATCCATACTGTAGTTATCTTCACAAATTATATGTGCGTGTTAGTGTCTCTGTGTTCCCTCTAATTCTATGCCCAGTGAATAGTGGAACACTGATCTTATTTTGGCTTCTTATGTGTAAAATGGTCGGGCCTTTAGTTGTTCCCAACATAGTCTTGGCCAGGATATCACGGTCGCATTGATTGTGTCCGATCTTTGTATGTTGTAGCCTATGTAATGCTTTGGTAACAAACACAAGAAAACGCACAGCGGCTGTTGTCTCGTTCTCATTGTGTCATGACACAAGCCTATAGAAAGTGCTCATTGCAGAGCCGGCACATCAAGAGTGGGGTTCTCTTGAGGTGGTCATTGCATAGGCTGAAAGTTCAAATTCTGTCACCGAGTGATGTTGCTGCTTCAAGCCCTGGCATCATGTCCCTCCACTTCTGGTGAAGCATAGATGATGATTTCGTCCTTCTCTGGCAATCTGAAGCTGACCCTCTTCTTCGTCCTCTCGCTTTGGCTCCGGCTTAAGGAAGAACGAGGGATCACATCGCCCAAATCATCCACTAATTGACCATTGACTTCCTCGAGTAATTTGTCCTTCAAGAAACTTGAACGCTGATTTGGAGACGATACAATATGGTCTAGCAACGCCGGGTGGACCCTGTTGGAGAAATGCTTGAACAAGTGTGTTTCACTATTCGCCGAGCTTTTCTCCCAGACCGGCGATGACAAGAGCCATTGTTCAAGGGTAGGGTACTGTTCATTGGCATTGTGATCATCtgtaatgatttctttttcttgctcatTTTGCTTCTTGAGTGGATGGAAGGTCCCGCCGCTCCTTTTCCTGCTCAATAAGCacttttccttcatcaaatTAATGACTGAAGTTGCTAAACCCcgcctttttcttcctcatcatAATCACTTGCCTGTAATCTCTCAGGGCATGATGGTTGCCCAAAGCAAGATTGCCCATTTCCCATCTCTTGATCACAAAATAGAGAGCAATGCGTGAAATGGTAT
The window above is part of the Eucalyptus grandis isolate ANBG69807.140 chromosome 6, ASM1654582v1, whole genome shotgun sequence genome. Proteins encoded here:
- the LOC120294735 gene encoding LOW QUALITY PROTEIN: indole-3-acetate O-methyltransferase 1-like (The sequence of the model RefSeq protein was modified relative to this genomic sequence to represent the inferred CDS: inserted 3 bases in 2 codons), whose protein sequence is MDFKGDNIVISNIKLEKLLSMKGGXGENSYANNSQAQAIHARSMLHLLEETLDRVQLMTSPEVPFAVVDLGCSSGNNTIYIVDVIIKHITKRFEALGIEPPEFSAFFSDLPSNDFNTLFQLLPPLAAQGAGSMEECLAADHHRSYFAAGVPGSFHRRLFPARSVDMFHSAFSLHWLSQVPEAVTDKRSPACNKGRVFIHGAGEITANAYKKQFQADLASFLRSRSQEMKRTGSMFLVCLGRTSVDPTDQGGAGLLFGTHFQDAWGDLVQEGLISSEKRDSFNIPVYAPSIQDFKEVVVADGSFTIDKLEVFKXGSPLVVSEPDDASEVGRALATSCRSVAGVLVDAHIGEHLSEKLFHQVERRATSHAKELLEKLQFFHIVASLSFA